From a single Budorcas taxicolor isolate Tak-1 chromosome X, Takin1.1, whole genome shotgun sequence genomic region:
- the LOC128070542 gene encoding NADH dehydrogenase [ubiquinone] 1 alpha subcomplex assembly factor 4-like, with protein sequence MGAEVARTVRNFNLENQAEWEISRMKPSPAPRHPFTKNLLREQMSSHPETKGEIDRKDDKLLSLLKDVYVDSQDPVSSLQVKDAGTCQKPKEYRLLKDHQFDMMNVKNIPKGKISIVVALTLLSNYKLYPDTWTAKKIAVEYHLEQQDVNSLLKYFVTFEVKNLPPKDKKAIQSK encoded by the exons ATGGGGGCTGAGGTGGCTCGCACAGTCAGGAATTTCAACCTAGAGAACCAGGCTGAATGGGAAATCAGCAGAATGAagccctccccagctcccaggcACCCCTTCACCAAGAACCTCCTGCGGGAGCAGATGAGCAGCCATCCAGAAACTAAGGGAGAAATTGATAGAAAAGATGACAAACTGCTGTCATTACTAAAAGATGTGTATGTTGATTCTCAAGATCCCGTGTCTTCTTTGCAGGTTAAAGATGCCGGAACATGTCAGAAGCCTAAGGA a tacAGGTTGCTGAAAGACCATCAGTTTGACATGATGAACGTTAAGAACATTCCCAAAGGTAAAATTTCCATTGTAGTGGCATTGACACTTCTCAGTAATTATAAACTTTATCCAGACACATGGACTGCTAAGAAAATAGCTGTCGAATACCATCTAGAACAGCAAGATGTAAATTCCCTTCTcaaatattttgttacttttgAAGTAAAAAATCTTCCCCCCAAAGACAAGAAAGCAATACAATCAAAATGA